One Osmerus eperlanus chromosome 2, fOsmEpe2.1, whole genome shotgun sequence genomic window, CAAGTGGCTGTCATGCTGGCCTCTGCTGAATCTCTTACATTGTGATGTAATAATGAGCAATTCTAGAACATCATCTTGTAAAAGCAAGTGAGAGGGTTCACAATTCTCAGATGAAGTTTATGTGCCACCTAGATGTCTTGGCCAAAAATATAGCATAGTAACATTTTTGGTAATAGTTTTTATTATAAAATTTATgaaacaagaatgaatgaactgGAGGAGGCATCCACTTCCACAAAATTACAAAGATGCAACATGGAAAGGAAGATGAGTTCCATGACATGTACAATCTTTAATGAGTTAAGACTGGAAGGAAAACTCTGTGATGTGGTAGTTATAGTCAATGGTACTGAGTTCAATGCTCATAAAAACATCCTTTGTGGTTGCAGCTCATACTTCAGGTGAGTGGCTTGACTTGGATGTTAATTTAAAACATGAAACTGCTTACAAAGGCTAACAAACAAGATCTTAGTACAgggattaaacatttatattATGAGGATACACTCCAGAAGGCTGTTGCCTATTAATAATATCTGACAAGAGCTGTTAAACACAAAACTACTTTGTATCTGGCATGTAATGGGAAGATTATTCATGAAGTTTACTGTTCATATGAAACCACAGGGCTTTGTTTACAAGTGGCTGGAACAACTCAGAGAAGAAAGTCTACACAATTCCTGGTGTCACTCCAGACATGATGCGCCTCATCGTCGAGTATGCATACACACGCTCTGtgcctgtcactgcagagaatgTCGAGCAGCTTTTGGCGACAGCAGACCAGTTTTCCGTCCTGGGAATAGTGCGGGCATGCTGTGAGTTTCTGGAGTCCCAGCTGTGCCTGGAGAACTGCATCGGCATCTGCAAGTTTGCAGAGTTTTACTCGTGCCCCGAGTTGAAGCACCGGGCCTATCTCTTCATCCTGCATCACTTCGAGGAGATGGTCCGCTCTTCAGAGGAGTTTCTGGAGCTCTCGCTGCCCCAGCTATGTGACATCATTGAGAAAGATGACCTGAATGTAAAGCAGGAGGATGTGGTGTTTGAGGCTATCCTCCACTGGATTGGCCATGCATCCCAGCAACGCAAAGGATTCATACCCGTGCTGTTGCCCAAGGTGACCTACACTGTTGATGTTAGGGTATGTTCTGTAGGTAACACGTGTTTCTGTTTACTGACGGTTCTGTCCATAATATCTGCTTGCAGGTACGCATGGCCTTGATGACAGCTGATTACTTCATGAACAATGTGAAGAACAATCCTCTAGTAAAGGACAATGACGACTGCAAGCCCATCATCATCAACGCCTTGAAGGCCATGTATGACCTGAACATGAATGGTCCCTCAAACTCGGATTTTCGCAACCCTCTGACCCGCCCTCGTCTGCCCTATGCCATCCTATTGGCTATCGGTGGCTGGAGTGGCGGTAGCCCCACCA contains:
- the LOC134007064 gene encoding kelch-like protein 10, with product MNELEEASTSTKLQRCNMERKMSSMTCTIFNELRLEGKLCDVVVIVNGTEFNAHKNILCGCSSYFRALFTSGWNNSEKKVYTIPGVTPDMMRLIVEYAYTRSVPVTAENVEQLLATADQFSVLGIVRACCEFLESQLCLENCIGICKFAEFYSCPELKHRAYLFILHHFEEMVRSSEEFLELSLPQLCDIIEKDDLNVKQEDVVFEAILHWIGHASQQRKGFIPVLLPKVRMALMTADYFMNNVKNNPLVKDNDDCKPIIINALKAMYDLNMNGPSNSDFRNPLTRPRLPYAILLAIGGWSGGSPTNAIEAYDARADRWVNVTKEEESPRAYHGAAYLNGFVYCVGGFDSVDYFNSVRKFNPVTCTWHQVAPMHSRRCYVSVAVLGGCIYAMGGFDGYVRLNTAECYEPDTNQWTMIAPMHEQRSDASATTLHDKVYMCGGFNGNECLFTAECYSRSTNQWTLIAPMRSRRSGVGIIAYGKQVYAVGGFDGANRLRNAEAYNPMTNTWRTVPTMFNPRSNFGIEVVDDLLFVVGGFNGFTTTFNVECYDAKTDEWYDAHDMGVFRSALSCCVVHGLPNVTHYAAPRDTLQLIREELKLSASNSILSV